DNA sequence from the Synechococcus sp. UW179A genome:
CAAGACATAAGCCTCTAGCTGCACATCACCCCGACGCAACATTTCCAGGCCTTCGCGTTCGAGCTTGCGGGTTCGATCACGGCTCATTTTCAGAGATTTAGCAATCGCCGTAAGGCTCATCGGATCCTCGCCGTCCATCCCGTAGCGCATCCGCAACACACGCTCCTGCA
Encoded proteins:
- a CDS encoding sigma factor-like helix-turn-helix DNA-binding protein, encoding QERVLRMRYGMDGEDPMSLTAIAKSLKMSRDRTRKLEREGLEMLRRGDVQLEAYVLA